The segment GGCGGGACGGCAGGCGGTTTGGTGGCCGCCGTGGTGTGTTTGGCCTGTTCGGGGGCAGTTTCCGAATTTGCAGCCGGTTTGGCGGCCAGCGCGAAATTCAAACGCGAGACATCAAGGCCTTCTGCGTTGGTTTCGTGCAGAATCAGATCCGAAAAATTCTGGCTGACGTAATTACCAAAGAAATTGGTCGGCACGTTCAGGGTGATGATGCCATCGTTGATCTCGCCCGGAACCATCGGCGCGATCCATGTCGTGAAGTTATTTTGTCCTACGGTCTTCAACAGGCGCTGCCTGATATTGCTCCACTGTTCCTGCGTCATCTTGTACATTCTGTCCCTGTATCCCCAACACCGGAAACTCCGGCAAACTACCAACTACCCACCGACCGGCACGCAAAAACCGTTCCGGCTGCAACCAAGCAACCGACTTGCGTCCGGTAGACACACTACAAACCGATCCGCCAACATGCTGACACCTCTCTAAGTGTCATCCGTCAGACGAAACCGTCCGCTTCCATTCTCATGTGACAGGGCAGATACGCGTTAACATATCCGCAATTTGTCTATCTAGACCTGATGGTCTGTTCTGATCTTTGGGCTTTTATGGTGCGTGGCAATCTGCACCCGTAATCCAAAGCCTGTCCCCCTGCGACGTGAATCGCCTTATTGTGGTAGCAATTGTTCAGGGTGCGCTTCAACACATCTTCAAACTTGACTCGGGAATTGCTGAAAAGAATCTCTCGTCATTTTTTGAGACAAGTTTTCCAAAGAAAAAGGCGCCGGAAGCCGACGCCTTTTTTATCAATCGATTAGCTGATCCTCAGGGAACGAGAATCACGATTCTTATGCGATCGCTTTAACGCGTGCCGCCAAACGGGACATTTTTCGAGAAGCGGTGTTCTTATGATACACCCCTTTTGTCACGCCGCGCATCAGCTCTGGCTGGGCCGCTTTCAGTGCGGCAACTGCGTCGTCTTTAACACCGGATTCGATGGCTTCTTCAACTTTGCGCAGATACGTGCGGATACGCGAACGGCGTGCTTTGTTGATTTGGAAGCGCTTTTCGTTCTGACGTGCGCGTTTTTTGGCTTGTGGTGTATTGGCCATGCGGATCTACCTTTGGGTCATATTCAAAATTTCGACGCGTGACGCCAAACCCTGACCGCTTTGAAACGGTTCCCCGTCGGGGAAGGTGATTCTAGCCTGAGCGGGCTGCACGCGCATGTATGAGCTGGGCTATAGCGGGATTAGGGTCAGGTTGTAAAGGTGTGCCGTGTGGATGGCGGATTGAGGGTGCCCTAACCTTCGACACCCTGCAAACCAAGCAGCGCAATCTGTTCGGTTTTATCCGTCCCGTCCGGGTTCGTCGGGGTTGCTGGAAAACAGCGCGATCTTGTTGCCCTGCGGATCGCGAAGATAGCCCACATAGAAATTCGGACCGTAGTCCGCCCGAAACCCCGGCTGGCCCTCGTCAAATCCGCCTGCGGCCAGAGCGGCGGCGTGTAGATCGCGAACCTGGCTTTGACTGTCGGCTTCAAAGGCAACCATGGTTCCGTTGCCAGATGATGCCGGACGCCCGTCAAATGTGGGCTTCACATAGAAATCCGGCGAAACGGGGCGCTGATCTGATGTCACGGGGAGCACAAAGCTTAGCCCCTCGGTGCCTTCCTTTAACCCGTAATTAAGCTCTGGCAGGAAGGCCGAATAAAACCGGCGCGCACGTGGGATATCGTCAGCGCCGACCGTGACGTAAGCAATCATGCGCTATTTGTCCCGAAACTGCGCCTCGCGCTTTTCGATAAAGGCGGACATACCTTCCTTCTGGTCTTCGGTCGCGAACAGTGAATGGAACATCCGGCGTTCAAACAACAGGCCTTCGCGCAATGGCACCTCATATGCGCGGTTCACTGCTTCTTTTACGACCATCACGGACATCATAGATTTCTCGGCAATCTTGCCGGCAGCGGCCAGCGCCTCTTCCATCAGTTTCTTCACAGGCACCACGCGCGAGACAAGACCGGAACGCTCCGCTTCAGCGGCATCCATAAAGCGGCCCGTTAGGTTCATGTCCATTGCTTTGGACTTGCCCACCAAGCGGGTCAGACGCTGCGTGCCCCCGATGCCAGCAACAACGCCGAGGTTGATTTCCGGCTGGCCGAATTTCGCGGTTTCCGAACAGATGATAAAGTCGCACATCATCGCCAGTTCGCATCCCCCGCCCAGCGCATAGCCGGATACGGCAGCGATGATCGGTTTGCGGACCCGCATGATCTGTTCGGTCTCCGGTGTGAAAAGATCGCCTGAAAAGACATCAACAAACGACTTGTCCTTCATCATCGCGATGTCGGCACCGGCGGCAAAAGCCTTTTCCGATCCGGTGATCACGATGCAGCGGACTTTGTCGTTGTCCTGACAGCCCCGCAAGGCATCAGCCAGTTCACCCATAAGCACATCGTTCAGCGCGTTCAGCGCGTCAGGCCGGTTAAGGGTGACAAGAGCCACATGATTGTCGACATCTAGCGTGATCGTTTCATAAGCCATCAAGAATGCTCTTTTGTTGTTCCGCTCTGGCGTTGTTGCATACCACGGGTTCGTACCGTTTCAAGCTATCTTTGGCATTGACTACAGTAGAAAGACGAGCGTCCCGACTGGACAATCCGCTTGATCACCTGTGTGCATTCGGGGCTTTTGCAGGGCGCACCTTCGCGCCCATAAACATCAAAACTATGTTGAAAATACCCCAGTTCTCCATCTGCCTGACGAAAATCCTTTAGCGACGATCCCCCCGCTTGGATCGCCTCGCCCAGAACGTCGCGGATGATCGGGACAAGGGCGGCGACGCGGGGGCGCGACAGTTTGCCAGCCTTGCGGGCGGGATGAATGCCGGCGCGGTAAAGTGCTTCGCAGACATAGATATTTCCCAGCCCTGCGATGATCCGCTGATCCAGCAGCGCGGATTTTACGGGCGTGTTGCGCCCCTTGAATGCGGCAATCAAATGCGCCTCGTGAAAATCGTTGCCCAACGGTTCGGGCCCCAGCACGGCCAGCAATTTATGCTGCGCCGCGGTTGCTGTATCCAACAGATCCATCGCACCGAAACGACGCGGATCGTTGAATGTGATCCGCGCCCCGTTCGCCATGTGAAACACGACATGATCGTGTTTTTCGGCCATGGGGTGTTCGCGCACAAATTGGCCCAAAGGATCGCCCGACACCAACATGCGCCCTGACATCCC is part of the Sulfitobacter geojensis genome and harbors:
- the rpsT gene encoding 30S ribosomal protein S20 — translated: MANTPQAKKRARQNEKRFQINKARRSRIRTYLRKVEEAIESGVKDDAVAALKAAQPELMRGVTKGVYHKNTASRKMSRLAARVKAIA
- a CDS encoding VOC family protein, giving the protein MIAYVTVGADDIPRARRFYSAFLPELNYGLKEGTEGLSFVLPVTSDQRPVSPDFYVKPTFDGRPASSGNGTMVAFEADSQSQVRDLHAAALAAGGFDEGQPGFRADYGPNFYVGYLRDPQGNKIALFSSNPDEPGRDG
- a CDS encoding enoyl-CoA hydratase gives rise to the protein MAYETITLDVDNHVALVTLNRPDALNALNDVLMGELADALRGCQDNDKVRCIVITGSEKAFAAGADIAMMKDKSFVDVFSGDLFTPETEQIMRVRKPIIAAVSGYALGGGCELAMMCDFIICSETAKFGQPEINLGVVAGIGGTQRLTRLVGKSKAMDMNLTGRFMDAAEAERSGLVSRVVPVKKLMEEALAAAGKIAEKSMMSVMVVKEAVNRAYEVPLREGLLFERRMFHSLFATEDQKEGMSAFIEKREAQFRDK
- the mutM gene encoding bifunctional DNA-formamidopyrimidine glycosylase/DNA-(apurinic or apyrimidinic site) lyase codes for the protein MPELPEVETVMRGLAPAMQGAVIAQADVNRPDLRWPFPADMAGRLTGQTVLQLRRRSKYILADLSSGESLLIHLGMSGRMLVSGDPLGQFVREHPMAEKHDHVVFHMANGARITFNDPRRFGAMDLLDTATAAQHKLLAVLGPEPLGNDFHEAHLIAAFKGRNTPVKSALLDQRIIAGLGNIYVCEALYRAGIHPARKAGKLSRPRVAALVPIIRDVLGEAIQAGGSSLKDFRQADGELGYFQHSFDVYGREGAPCKSPECTQVIKRIVQSGRSSFYCSQCQR